AGTACTTCATGGCGAGTGCCAGTATGAGGACACCTAGCAGAAAACCAACCTGTGGGACTGCAAACATGATAATAGCTCCACTAATGAGAAGAACTATCGCTCCATTGCGGAAGAATTTGGCCTTGCCTGAGAGATAAGGAAAGCTGGTTTCTTTCAGGACTTTGACCACTTGAAATCCTCCTGCTTCGGAATAAGAATCGATTATGGTATGCGCTCATATAATCTGAATATTCTGTGATAAAGCCCTCGTGCAATCGAAACGGGTTCTTGTGCTGCTGATTTCCAGAAGACAGCATACTTCTTTCCGGGTTCTCGCCTAAATCCGCTTAGATTATCATTCTTCAGATGTACTGAGAATGTTTTCCAATTTCAGTAACTACGAGCCAGCCTTCAAAAAGCCCTCAGCTGCCGCTTCAGCCAGTTTGGAAGCAATCCTCTGAGCTTCTCTCAAAATTGCATTTTCGTTCATCGTTGTGATATTGCCATTCTGCAATACTATTTTGCCATCAATAATCGCGGTAGTTACTTCAGATCCACTCGCGTGCAATATTAGGTTTGGAATGATATTCCTGATAGGTTGTTGCACTATCGGTACCAAATTAGGCCGTTCCATATCAACGAGTATCAAATCAGCCTTTTTTCCAGCTTCGATTGAACCTATATCCCTATGAAGTCCATGACACATGGCTCCACCTATAGTTACCATTCGAAGGACATCCCAAGCTGGTAGTGCGGTAGGGTCCTTGTGCTCAGTTTTTGAAAGGATTGAGGCGTATTTCGCTTCCATGAACATATTGTGCCCATCAGGTGGGCACTGGTCCGAGCCAAGCCCTGCCACTCCTCCAAGCTTTTTGAAGCTCGCCAATGGTGGTACTATCCCGTCTATCATCCCAATTGATCCTGGACAACCCACCATTCTCACATTCTTCTTTGCGAGTAAAGACAGTTCTTTCTTGGTGGTATCGTGGCAGTGAACAGCTATCAGTCTGTCATCCAAGTATCCTATCTCATCGAGATAATTCACAGTAGACTTACCATATCGCTCCATCATCTGTCGCCGTTCTCTCTCGCCTTGAGCCACATGCATGTGGATGGGCAAATCATGTTCGATTGCAGCATCTCTTACCTGTAAAAGAAGTTCCTCACTTAGCATATCCGCAGCTTGTGGGCCAAACAGACAAGTAATCCGCCCATTTTCCGCTCCATGCCATTTCTTTATCAATTCGATGTTCTCTTTGAGCCTTCTCTCTCCCAGTGCATGGTCAAATGGGTACAAGATGCCTTTCCCCTCTTTCTTTGTACCTACTTCATTGATGGTAGCGCAAACATGTGCACGAACTCCGGCGACAAGATAGACATTCTTTACTAAATCTGCCATCGATGTAGCATAGTCGCAGAAGCATGTAGTCCCAGCCCTGAGTCCCTCAATAACGGTTAGCTTGGAACCGATAATTGCCGCCTTCTTAGTCATCTTGTTTGCTAGGGGATCGATTGCTTTGGTCATCCATTCAGATTCAGGCACATCTTGGGCGAGCCCCCTGAATAAGCTCAAAGGTGTGTGAATGTGCGCATCCACGAAACCTGGAAGAATCGCCTTTCCCGTGGCGTCAATTTCGATTTCTGCTGAGAATTTCGATTCAATTTCGGAGGTCCTTCCAACCGCCTCGATTTGGCTCCCCTCTATTGCGACAGCACCGTTTTCAACGATTTTCATTCCCTTCGAGCTGGGCGTCACAACAGTTCCATTAGTAACAATAATTGAACTCATGGCCTTTCCCACTCCTACCTGATGAGGTATGGTAACATTGAGTAACCAGAGAACAGTACACTGGTGAAATTTAGGAGAAAATGAATAATACCAATGGGCCACATACTCCTTGATTGCCTGTATATGATCAAGTAACAGAGTGAAACAACGAACTGTAGCACGAAGAAAATCTCAGTGAAGGGAGAGACACTTGCACTCCCGAGGAGAAATCGCCCCCAGAACAATGCGTGTATCAGTCCAATATATGTCACATACAGAAGAACCCCAATAGCTATACCCAACCATCTCTTCGTTTTTTCATCCCAGAATTCGGAGAAGGATTCAAAGACGTACAGCCATGAAAGCTGTTCTGAGAAGGCGTTTATTGGTGCCCAGAGCAATAATGTTCCCAGAAATCCCACTAGGGTGCTATTTGTCACTCGTTCAACAACAATCCAGCTATCGATGATCAGCCCAATTTGGGCTACAAGTGCGATAATAAACGGAATTGTGACATAGCCTTTGAATTGACCAATGATGTTACTATCCTCTATTTCGTACCCTGTGTTTCCGTATCGCCATTTTCTGACTCCGATACAGAAGATCCCGTAGTAAATTATTAGAACAGGAAGCGCTCCGATAGATGTATAGAGATACCAGCTGAGTATTGGTAATCCAACGGTTGCAATGATTGCTATGACTAAATCGAGGGGTTCTGGCTGGAACGATGACATCTGTTTCTTTCCCATTGCTATCCTCTCGTAACCTTGTATGGCTGGAATTCCCTTAAGATACATCATGCATAACGGCTCTTATTACTATATTCTCGCAATTACGAGGTGATGCGCCTTGTCTCATGAAGAAAACCGGAATATGGAGAATTTGGATATAGCCAGTCGTGAACATGATCTCGTGAAGCTAGACCCCGATCGGCGAATTTGGGGTTATGAAGGATGCGGCATTATGTGGAATTTCTATCTGGTCAAGGATGAAGCAAGGAACCGAGCTGATGATAGAGACCTAATCGAAGTGACTCTAAAGGAAGGATACGAGCTGGATAGTACCCGTCGAAAGCAGATGGGTCTCAAGAGAATTTCAATTGAAGATTTCCAACGCATTCTACTTGACGATAGGGAACCATCAGAAACATGACATGGATTTTCCAATCCTCGGAATGAAGACCAGCGCTGAAGTGAAGTCTTATTTTCTAAAGCGAATCAAATCTACACAAAGGTTGAGAGAACTTGACTGATGATTCTACCACCAAGGATGCGTGGCTCGTCTCGGAGAAGGGCTTGAGCCGTTGGGCCAAGGTTCGGCGACTTGTTATCCTGATCTTACTGGTTGATTTGATAATTATGGTTTGGTTTGGAAGAGTGATAACAGGTAATCCACTAGACGGTTTCTACTGGCCGCGGCCAAATATGGTACTCTTTCCAATACCCATGGATTTCGGGTCATGGACTCCGGTGTTTAGTCCACTCAATCCACTTGATGCTTTCATCTATACGGTCTTCATTTATGGCGGCTTATGGATTCTATGGTCTTTTGTTGCGATTCTTTACGTAATCTATCCTTTTATTGAACCTCTTCGAACAAGGGTAGAGGGCCTGAGAAAACGCTAGCAGTAAACCAAATGCCCTATTTCTTACGTATATTTTAAAGCACAAATTCTAAGGTGAATTCAGCGGCTTGCAAGATGACTGTGAATGATGGCAAGAGTGATAGCAGTAGTTCTGGCGCAAGTAGCTCAGGCTATGTTCCAAATCTTGCAGAGTTTTATTTTGAACCAACTCATGATTGGTCAGCAAAAGAGGCCCATATACTATACGAAGAAAAGGGGAATGAGATTCCATCAGAGCTCTGTAATCAAGTATATTATCAAGATTGTATCACCGGGATGAATGAGCTTCCTAACGAATGCATTGACCTCGTGGTTGCGGATCCACCCTTTGGGATAGATTTTGATGGCAAAAGTAGTGTCTACAATAGAAATGAGAATCATGTAGTAGATGGTTACGAGGAAATAGACGGGTCGTATTCTGAGTTTACACTCCGTTGGATGGCTGAGTTACCACGTTTACTCAAAGATCACGGGTCTGCATATGTTTTCAGCGGCTGGAGTAACTTGGAATCAGTTCTTAAGGGTGGTCGCCTAGCAGGGCTTTCCGTCCTCAACCATATTGTGTGGAAATACCCCTTCGGCGTATTTACACGAAAGAAATTCGTAACAAGTCACTATCATGTACTGCTTTTTGTCAAGAACTCAGAATCCTATTTTTTCAACAAAATTGAGCATTATCCTCTAGACGTTTGGAATATTAAACGACGATATCGTGCAGGTCGTGCAAAGAACGGGACTCGACTCCCTCTTGAAGTGGTCATGAGATGCATCGACTACTCTTCTCGTCCTGGAGACCTTGTTTTGGACCCGTTTATGGGCAATGGTACCACTGCTGTTGCGTGTAAAACAAACTACCGGCATTACCTCGGGTATGAAATCAATGATGAACTACAACCCATTATTGAGGATGAGCTTTCTCATAGAGATACTGGAGAATCCTATGTCCCTTACAAGGATAGGCTTCCTTCAATAGAAGAGCTCGCCAAGAAATACCCGAAGGCGTATGAGGTTTATAGAGAACGTGAGAACCAGAAAGTGAGATAACAGAAAGAAGGTGATTAGTCTGGAGCCAAGTGACCTGCTAGAAGACTACGGGAAGTCCCGGGATAGACTAGCTGATGTTTCGGCTGATTCTGATGTTTTCAATCGGGAATTTGGCTCACAACTCACAGCCTGGGAGTATCGTTTCCATCAAGAATTCAGGCAAAGAGTTAGCGGTCAAAGGATGCGATACAAAGGTTTTGTACGGCATACGACCAATGATTCTGTTTTCCTACTTTCTCCCAGTCCCTACATGCTTGGTGGAGTTTTCGTCTATCTTTACGAGAATCAAGAGCTCCCGCCAGATGGAGCAATAGTAGAGATTGAAGGGAGAAACATAGCCGTCCCATCTCTGCTCCAGCGCTCTGATGAGACTGTGCGGGCGATTTCTGCTGATGCTCTAGAAAAGGTAGAGTTCGATCTTCTTTCCGAAATCGAGCCACCAATGTCACTCAAGAATCTCTCACGATTGCTTTTCGAAGACGTCGGAATGGCAGAGGCAAGCAAACGGGTTTTTGCCCGTCTCTTCGTATCCAGTCCCCCATATCAAGATGCGGTTGGTGGATTGGCAACAGGAATCCAAGCCATCGCTAAGAAGAAACAGGTACGCCGTCTATTTTCATTCATGAAAAAAGCTGTTCCGCGTACTCTTCGCGGGAGCTGGCCTGTAACCAAGAATGTGCGCGGTTTGCGTGTAGCAACACCTGACCGTTGGCGCCTTGATGTTGGTACTACGAATAAATCAAAAATCAAGAAGCTTTGTGTGGAACGGGTCGACCCCTCTGGATTTCGTGAAGTTTCCATTGGTGCCCTTACTAATCGCGAGACCGCAGCACTGCCTGATGTACCTCTGGCTTTAGCCACCGAGGATTTCTGGGTTGAAAGTACCAATGCTGAGACATTGAGCTTGCCAATCCTCAAATCCGCTATCACCTACCAGCTTCTTACCCCGCAGATTTCCGAAGATGCGATAGAATCTGCGACTGAGCATATAGTTTCACGTCTTCAGCTATTGCGAGACAGTTTTGGTTTTGACAGATCTGTACTTGGAAGAGGTCATCTTCTAGATGCAGACCGTATGGGACGCCCACTTAGCACAATACGTCTAGCACGTTCGACAGCACGGGCTAAGTGGGATACCGATGTGACTGCGAAGGATTTGAGGCGAGCTTGGGACAATGTCCTTGAACCAGCCTTGAAAGAATTCGCTGAGATTGCTGCCCTGAGGGAAGGGGCTGAAGCTGATTGGGGCAAAGGCAGACCTTTGCATCGATACAATACGAAAGTACACCGGGCTCTGAGAAAACTGGATACTGGCAAAGCCACTTCACTTGGACCGACTTTGCAGGAGATTGCTGAGGAGGCTGGTGTTGAGGTTCAAAAGGCTGCAAGAACACTAGAAGAGATGAAGAAAGACGCAGTAGTCTATGAACCGCGCTCAGGTCATTACCGGCTAGTCTAGCGAATTTCACATATTGGAATAGAGCTTATCTTCCTGATCCGTAACTAGACCGTGCTTGAATTCTTCAGATTCTTCCCCCTCTTCCACTATAGACACATCACGGGGCCCTATTCTTCGAGCGTCGTACCCTCTAACTATAACCATGGGGTCTAAATTCGCTTTGTCCGCGTCTTTCCCCCTCCAGATGTAGAATTTTTCCCAAGTGTCGAGAACAAATATCCCGTCACTCTTTAGTGAATCTTCTCGTGCGGGTACTTCTCGAAACCAGATTTCATCTTCTACCTTGTGGACCTTCCATAGTCTGTGTTCATGCCTTCGAGTAGCAACTTCTCGTACAAAACTTTCTGCGCTTTCTCGAGTCACTCGAAAGTTGGGAAATAGCTCACGAAATTCTCGGGGTTCATGTCCTGCTGGAAGACGAAGCAGTTCGATTTCTTCTTCCTTTGTCTGTTTGAGCACTCTGGCAGCTTGGCCCAATGTATGTTCTTCTACTTCGTTTTCAGACCCAACCCAGAGATATAGCTCGTCATCTGCATCTACCAAGTAACAGTCTCTCTTTCCGAATGCTCCTTTTCTGGGCATGCGAATGAGCCTGCCCTTGATGATGTAGTAAACAACTGCTTCCGACATTCGAATCCCCGTTTTGAAATTTGCAATCTTCTGGCTTTTGTTTATGGTCCGGATATTGGACGAATATATGAACAATTCCCTTCAAGATTGCCTTCGTTGATTAGTATTTGCTACTCGTTTTATTCTAAACGAATCGTGAAGTGAACCGCGCTATATCCCATAGATTGCTTGGTAAAAACTGCTTATGCATGTATTCTGTTTCTTAGGAGCCAGAATTGCAGCAAATTGATAAGAAAAACTCTCTACAATTCATTGAGGGAATGGCATGCAACAGAAAAAGCTTGTTGGCATTATTGTTTTCTGTACCATTGCGCTCATATTGATTCACCCGGTTCTCGGATGGCAAAACACCGGTGTCAAAAGCGACCATCTGAATGAGTACTACTTCTGGTGGGATGAAGAAACCCCATTTGCGAATGTATCTTACAACATGCGATACCCCGCAACTAGTGCTAGTAGTCCTCTTGATCAGAGCGATCCAGGATTCCGCGTATCCATGAATGTGGATGGTGGAGAACAGCCCTGGTTCGCATATGCGGCTCTCGAGCTTCATGTTAGAGTTCAAGGACCTAGCTCACCAGAAGTTATGGTAGATGATGTATACTATGGTCAAGATACGATTGACGCATCCTTGGATGAGATGTTCAGCTTCCAAATTGCCACTTCTTCACATTCAAACATCCAGTATGATTGCAAGAGCCTTTCTGAGGAGAATTTCTTCCGAGTGGTATTCATGGGATGCTAACGGTTGGCCAACGAAGTACGACAAAGCATTGACAGTCACTTTAGAGCTGTCACTGGACCCTGATATCACAGCTCAATACAATGTTACTGTGGCTTATACCTACAAATTCTATACTAGTGGCCATTGGATGAATGAAGATGTCACATATTATGATTCTTGGTTGTACTATTACAGCCCTTCGTAGGAATCGAAGATAGTCAAGTGTACTCTCACAACTAATTTATGCCCGGCTTGCATATTATATACCATTCAGGGGGTTGAAAAGACGGATGAATAAGTGGGAAACTGAGTTCCTCCGCAAATTGGTTGAACTGGATACCAACAGCGTTGAGAAACTGAATTACCCTCAGTGCGCAGAAGTATTGATGGATTATTGTAAGGATGCCGGTCTAGAGGTTGAAGTATTCGATTCCGAGGACGGGGGCATATCCCAACCAAATGTTGTTGCCACTATGGATGTAGGCGCCGAGAAGACGGTTTTGCTATGTACTCACTATGACATTGTGCCTGCTGGAGAGAGAGAAGAATGGACTAGAGATCCCTTTGCTTTAACTGTTGAGAAGGGAAAGGCATACGGTAGAGGCGTTAGTGATGACAAAGGTAACGTTGTTGCTGCTGTCAGTGCGGCAAAAGAGCTTATAGCAAATGGCACTTCAAAAGTGAATCTCAAGATACTTATTTCGCCAAATGAGGAAGTCGGCGGCGAATATGGTATTGACTATTTGATCAATGGTCCGCCAACCATCCGTGGTGATTTTGCGGTAGTTGTAGATAGTGGTCCAGAATATGTGAGCATAGGAGCTAGCGGTGTAGTTGCAGGAGCAATCACTATCAAGGGTAAACAAGGACATGCTGGTTATCCCTTTATGTTCAGAAATGCAATACACTTGTCACTACCTTTTCTGGATGAAATAATGCGATTCTCCGATGCAAGACAAAATGTCGAATCCATGGTTCCTGCTCCTCCGGGGTCACCGCATCGAAATCTCTGGGGTCGTTTCAGTATAACCATGTATAACGCAGGAACAAAAACCAACGTGATTCCTGGTAAGGCCCAGATCTGTTTCGATTTGCGCTTGATTCCAGAGGAGAAATCTGAGGATATCATTAACGAGTTTGAGACGTTCTTCGAAAGTGTAAAAGAAGAAACCTTTGTCGATGCTGATTTGGAAATCAAGCACAAGATTGACGGCTGGTCAACGGATCCACAACATCCGATGGTTACTTCTTTCCATGCTGCTGCAAAAGAAGTAGTGTCTCCAGATATTGCACTTTGTGGCGAACTTGGTGGTAATGATGGAACCTACTTCAGGAAAGTTGGCATACCTACTGTTTGCTATGGTGTTATAGCTCGAGACTGTAATTTTCATGGAGTTGATGAATTCATGCGGCTAGCTGATTTTGATAAAGTGAAGAACCTACTTATCCGATTTGCAGAGACTGGTGCCTGATGTCTTCGCTTTCAGACCTAAAAATTGGGGCTCCGGGCCCCTTTCTTCCTCCATGGGAGAATGTTGAGAAGAATGCTCGATTAATTGATTCATTGGGTTATGACAGTATGGCATTCCCAGATCATTTTGCAGGATTTGTACCTGATAGCATATGGACGCCTGATGTTACCCCTTTGGCCCTTGTTCAACAATCCCCTCATACGTACTTCGAGCTGGGGAGCATAATGTCTGCCTGTGCTGTCGTAACCGAGAGAGTCAAGTTGATTTCTGCTGTTACCGAACCGATTCGACGACATCCCTTCTTACTAGCTCAAATGTTCTTGACCCTGGACCATATTAGCCACGGTCGCACCATTATGGGCATTGGTGCAGGGGAGGTTGAGAATATCGAGCCCTACGGGTTATCGTACTCCGCCCAAGTTGGGAAACTTCGAGAAGCACTAGAAATCATTCAGATGATCTGGGAAACTCACGAACCTATCACCTTTGAGGGTCGCTTTTGGAACCTGAAGAATGCAGTAATGTCTTTGAGACCCGCTAGAGAAGGTCACCCACCGCCAATTTGGATTGGAGCGCATGGACCAAAGATGCTAGAGTTAACAGCTGAATTTGGGGATGGCTGGATACCCACATTGCTTAAGCCACACGATTATGGTGAACGGTTGAGAATTATCGAGAATCATAGGGATCGAATGGACAAAGAGGGGAATTTTACGCCAGCTTTGTGGAGCTGGTGTATCCTCGATCAGGACCCGACGATTTGTGAAGAGATGATGGATACTCCATTGGCCAAAGCATTTGCTCTTCTGTATCCCGCAACTGAATGGAAGAAGCTTGGATATTCTCATCCATTGGGTGACGATTTCTACTCGTTGAGGGACTATGTACCCCAAGAGCTGGATCGCGAGACTGCACTCAGGGCGATTGAACAAGTACCAATGGACATTCTCAAGGAGTTTTATCTGTACGGCTCAGCCGAGGACATCATATCTGCGCTCGAAGACTATCAGGAAAAAGGCCTTGAGCACATCATCCTCTGGAATTCTACCGGGATGTTTGATTTGGAACGGACCAAAAACTCTTACAGCATATTGAAACAAATTCTGTCCTATGTCAAAGGATAACACCCCTCTCATCTTGGTTACGCAAAACAAACATAAACTCAAGGAACTCACTCCTCTGTTCGAACGATATGATGTGAATTTCGAAACCTCCCCAATAGAGAAAACGGAGGTCCGCTCTCAGAGTGTTGAGATTATTGCTAAGAAAGCTGCACAAATCGCGTATGACTCACTGAACCGACCGGTAGTCCTAGACGATACTGGATTCTACATTGAGCATCTTGATGGTTTCCCAGGAGCTTATGCAGCCTATGTCCTCGATACAATCGGCACTGCAGGAATCCTCAAGCTCATGGAAGATGCCACTGACAGAACGGCACGATTCATTACGGGGGTTGGATATTGCGATAGCCATCAATGTAGGACCTTCGAAGGTGTTATGGAGGGCCAAATAGGCTATGAAGAAGCAGGAGGGGGCGGCTTTGGATACGATCCTATTTTCAAGCCTGAAGGTTTCGAGAAGACATATGCTGAGCTTGCATTTTCCGAAAAAGTAGAAATTTCTCATCGTACCCGCGCTTTCAAGAAATTCTTGAAATGGTATACAACTTAAAAGCACCAGAATTATCACCATCAGTAGTGGTGGTATATGTCTGTCAGTGAAGCTACGAAAAAGGCGCTGAAGGAGCTCGGTCTTACTGAATACGAGCTCCAAGCATATGTGGCGCTGGTATCCGGTGGCGAAATGTCCGCCTCTGAAGTGAGTTCTGCTTCTGAAGTTCCGTACAGCAGAGTGTATGATGTGCTGAATCGGCTGGAGGACAAAGGATTCATTCAAGTTCGAGGTGGACGTCCTACTATCTATGTTGCCAAGGCCCCTACTGAAGTGGTTCGCCTTGTGAAACTGGAGTGGGAACGACGTTTGGAGAAACACGGGGATCGTGTCGTAGAAGAATTACAGCCACGTTTTGAGAAGGATACACAGGCAACAACCCGTGATGTCTGGGTACTTCACGGACGAGCAGCAATTCTTGCAAAAGCAATGGAAATGCTAGAACAAGCAAGAGATGAAGTTAAGCTATCATTACCGAGGCTTGACTTGTCACTAGAAGATCTCGATGCTGTTGTTGAAAGGGTTCTAGAGCTCAAGGCAAAACGGGTGCGGATTCTAACCGCGGATGTTGATGAAACAATTGAACCCGTCATACCATCGGAATATGAAGTCCGGACAAGGGATCGAGTTTTTGGTGCTGGCTTGGTTGTTGATTCTGAACAAACACTGATTATCATTGCAGGCGGAGAGGATGAAACCAGTTTTGTTGGCGTTTATTCGTCTCATGCCGTTTTCGCAGCTATTGCGAATGCTTACTTCGATTCGCTATGGGATGAAAGCACTGATTTCGGGTGATACAGGAGCTTTTTAGACCTAACAAAGACCATTCTCTGAGGTCCGTTTATTGGAGGATCTCAGGGGTTTGTAGAATGGATGGATTGGAAGCTAAGCTCACGCCTAATGCCCAAGCATTTCTCGATAAAGTAGAGTATTTCCAGATTTCTAATGGTATTGCCAGCGTGGAAGATGAACACCAACACCTTTACGAAATAGTTGAGAATTTCAGAGGGAATCTCTATGAAGCACTGGTTCAAAGGCTTAAAGAAATACTGAGACCGGGCGGTGTGAAAATCGTTACCGAGAGCGACCTTTCGTCCATTGTTAATGAGCTTGTGAGGACAAATGCGTCAATCTTACGGAAACCAGAATTAAGCACCCTTTCGGTAGCAGTAGAAAAACCTGGTATGTCTATGAAACGAATGAGTACGGAAATTACAGATTTAAGCTATAACCAAGTACGAAGAGCGATGTCCAGGTTAGAGAGTAATGGCATCTATACTGTACGTGGTCTTTTGAATGCGTCCTTGTTGGGACTACGGCGATACCTCATTGTGCTCGATTCGCCGAACCTTATTCCCACAGGACCATATTTTCACAAATTCTTGTTCACAACTACAGCTCAGAAAGTGTATGTTGTAGCCACCTTTCCTAAAGAAAAGGAGGCTGATTTTCTAAATATGGTGCGATCACTCCGGACAGATGCAAGAAGTGTAACAGCCTACTCGCTGTCGAGAGGCTCTCTCCATTTCAGTCCAGCCTACTACTCGGAGGAAAAACGATCATGGGAAATCGAACCACTACACTTTGGCATGATGCTTCGACAAGGAGGTGAAGAGCTAGTGTTTGGTCGTCCAATACGACATTCTGATGAAACCGAAGTTATTCTCGCGAATTCTGAACCGAAAATACTTCATGTTCTCCAACAGTCCTATAACATGTCCATTTCACAGATTGCATCTAAGACTGGCCTTTCAGAGACTACAGTGGTAGAAACACGCCTGTGTTTATTCAATGATCGTATTGTGCTCCCTCGCCCACATTTACGCATTCCGACATTACGGGAAATGCTTCTTTTTCATATGTCTGATGCAGCTGGGGATTTGTTTGCTACGTCTCGTTATCTACCCATAACCTACAGCTCGAAACTTGAAAATCTAGAGACCTCCGAACAGAGGATATTGCTTCTAGCATACTGCAGAGGCGGATTGACAAAGCAGATGAAAGACTTGGCATTACGTGCTACTTCGCTTGTTGATAACGTCGTGGTTCACAGACTGCAGTGTGGAATATCTGATTGCGTCCCTGTTGAGACCATGTATGATACCAAGAAGGGGGAATGGATTTACAGCAACACTCTGTTCGACGCTATCGGGTACAACACGATCAAACGAAGTGCGTCACGGGACAGCATTCCTCTTGACTTGTCTTGGTAACCTTGCTATCAAAATCCATATTTGGGCGCCTGAACTGATTCAGTTTTGCAGAAAGGGCGTCCGGCTATGTTTGAAATAGTGTTTCTTGGAACAGGTGGCTCCATGCCTACTGAAGGCCGGAATCTTCCTGCTGTAGCTGTGCGGTTCAAAGGGTGGATTTTCCTCCTTGACGCAGGCGAAGACGTTCAGCGGCAATTTCAGAAGGCCAACTTAGGTCTTAACAAGAACATGGCTGTATTCATAAGCCACA
The window above is part of the Candidatus Lokiarchaeota archaeon genome. Proteins encoded here:
- a CDS encoding LLM class flavin-dependent oxidoreductase, translated to MSSLSDLKIGAPGPFLPPWENVEKNARLIDSLGYDSMAFPDHFAGFVPDSIWTPDVTPLALVQQSPHTYFELGSIMSACAVVTERVKLISAVTEPIRRHPFLLAQMFLTLDHISHGRTIMGIGAGEVENIEPYGLSYSAQVGKLREALEIIQMIWETHEPITFEGRFWNLKNAVMSLRPAREGHPPPIWIGAHGPKMLELTAEFGDGWIPTLLKPHDYGERLRIIENHRDRMDKEGNFTPALWSWCILDQDPTICEEMMDTPLAKAFALLYPATEWKKLGYSHPLGDDFYSLRDYVPQELDRETALRAIEQVPMDILKEFYLYGSAEDIISALEDYQEKGLEHIILWNSTGMFDLERTKNSYSILKQILSYVKG
- a CDS encoding M20/M25/M40 family metallo-hydrolase; this encodes MNKWETEFLRKLVELDTNSVEKLNYPQCAEVLMDYCKDAGLEVEVFDSEDGGISQPNVVATMDVGAEKTVLLCTHYDIVPAGEREEWTRDPFALTVEKGKAYGRGVSDDKGNVVAAVSAAKELIANGTSKVNLKILISPNEEVGGEYGIDYLINGPPTIRGDFAVVVDSGPEYVSIGASGVVAGAITIKGKQGHAGYPFMFRNAIHLSLPFLDEIMRFSDARQNVESMVPAPPGSPHRNLWGRFSITMYNAGTKTNVIPGKAQICFDLRLIPEEKSEDIINEFETFFESVKEETFVDADLEIKHKIDGWSTDPQHPMVTSFHAAAKEVVSPDIALCGELGGNDGTYFRKVGIPTVCYGVIARDCNFHGVDEFMRLADFDKVKNLLIRFAETGA
- a CDS encoding amidohydrolase family protein produces the protein MSSIIVTNGTVVTPSSKGMKIVENGAVAIEGSQIEAVGRTSEIESKFSAEIEIDATGKAILPGFVDAHIHTPLSLFRGLAQDVPESEWMTKAIDPLANKMTKKAAIIGSKLTVIEGLRAGTTCFCDYATSMADLVKNVYLVAGVRAHVCATINEVGTKKEGKGILYPFDHALGERRLKENIELIKKWHGAENGRITCLFGPQAADMLSEELLLQVRDAAIEHDLPIHMHVAQGERERRQMMERYGKSTVNYLDEIGYLDDRLIAVHCHDTTKKELSLLAKKNVRMVGCPGSIGMIDGIVPPLASFKKLGGVAGLGSDQCPPDGHNMFMEAKYASILSKTEHKDPTALPAWDVLRMVTIGGAMCHGLHRDIGSIEAGKKADLILVDMERPNLVPIVQQPIRNIIPNLILHASGSEVTTAIIDGKIVLQNGNITTMNENAILREAQRIASKLAEAAAEGFLKAGS
- a CDS encoding site-specific DNA-methyltransferase; the protein is MNELPNECIDLVVADPPFGIDFDGKSSVYNRNENHVVDGYEEIDGSYSEFTLRWMAELPRLLKDHGSAYVFSGWSNLESVLKGGRLAGLSVLNHIVWKYPFGVFTRKKFVTSHYHVLLFVKNSESYFFNKIEHYPLDVWNIKRRYRAGRAKNGTRLPLEVVMRCIDYSSRPGDLVLDPFMGNGTTAVACKTNYRHYLGYEINDELQPIIEDELSHRDTGESYVPYKDRLPSIEELAKKYPKAYEVYRERENQKVR
- a CDS encoding XTP/dITP diphosphatase, whose protein sequence is MSKDNTPLILVTQNKHKLKELTPLFERYDVNFETSPIEKTEVRSQSVEIIAKKAAQIAYDSLNRPVVLDDTGFYIEHLDGFPGAYAAYVLDTIGTAGILKLMEDATDRTARFITGVGYCDSHQCRTFEGVMEGQIGYEEAGGGGFGYDPIFKPEGFEKTYAELAFSEKVEISHRTRAFKKFLKWYTT